The following coding sequences lie in one Zingiber officinale cultivar Zhangliang chromosome 2B, Zo_v1.1, whole genome shotgun sequence genomic window:
- the LOC122047685 gene encoding acyl-CoA-binding domain-containing protein 3-like: protein MADPWFISFLFFTIIFLPVVVVYFAYKHEEPIAAPCLAEIGMPPVPATAALTSPSLHKDRTRRRRRTKNQESTVGDLGPRSTVPPTASAAVVSSDRPSRRRRGGAKTRGEASASGGVPSPPDLGEQRMIVQEICEVGLEKDVNKEGDLTVLCSQESVGRKEDKRVEVDRDNDDLVKDKEGGEKEGDKVVEPFEGDAKGKVDARELSEARGASLLHCDDEWEGIELSDAEKLFRVATQFVDSNNGADAVSRLSNELQMQLYGLRKVAIEGPCYEPQPMAFKVSSRSKWHAWQRLGNMDPDVAMELYIRLLTENVPECIAKKSSVTN from the exons ATGGCGGATCCCTggttcatctccttcctcttcttcaccaTCATCTTCCTGCCCGTGGTGGTCGTCTACTTCGCTTACAAGCACGAGGAGCCGATTGCCGCTCCCTGCTTGGCCGAGATCGGGATGCCCCCGGTGCCCGCGACCGCCGCTCTCACCTCGCCTTCGCTGCACAAGGATCGGACAAGGAGGAGGAGACGAACGAAGAACCAGGAGTCGACGGTCGGCGATTTAGGGCCTCGGTCGACAGTGCCTCCGACCGCCTCCGCTGCTGTCGTGAGCTCCGACCGACCGAGTAGGAGGAGACGCGGTGGCGCTAAGACCCGGGGCGAAGCCAGCGCATCAGGTGGTGTTCCCTCGCCACCCGATCTCGGTGAGCAGAGGATGATCGTCCAAGAGATTTGTGAGGTTGGACTCGAGAAGGATGTTAACAAGGAGGGTGATCTGACTGTTCTTTGCTCGCAAGAGTCTGTTGGAAGAAAAGAGGATAAGAGGGTGGAGGTTGATAGAGATAATGATGATTTGGTCAAGGATAAAGAGGGTGGTGAAAAAGAGGGCGATAAAGTTGTGGAACCGTTTGAAGGCGATGCGAAAGGGAAGGTAGATGCTCGGGAATTGAGTGAGGCGAGAGGAGCATCTTTGTTACACTGTGACGATGAGTGGGAAGGGATCGAGTTGAGTGATGCGGAAAAATTGTTCAGAGTTGCAACCCAGTTTGTTGATTCAAATAACGGCGCGGATGCAGTGTCGAGACTGAGTAACGAGTTGCAGATGCAGTTGTATGGACTCCGCAAGGTTGCGATTGAAGGTCCATGCTATGAGCCACAACCCATGGCGTTCAAGGTTTCTTCTCGCTCAAAATG GCATGCTTGGCAAAGATTGGGGAACATGGATCCAGACGTTGCCATGGAATTGTACATCCGTCTTCTTACTGAAAATGTTCCAGAATGTATTGCAAAAAAATCATCGGTAACTAACTAA